TCGTAGTTCGTGGGGCACGAAGGCGGTTTCACTGACCTTCTCCTCCCAGTAAAAGATCATATTTTTTATTTCTGCATCCCCACCCTGCGAGTCCGTCACTACTGCATTGAATGTGCGCTCAACCTTGCCGGATGTCTCCGACCACACGAAGTCTCCGGCGAACAATCCCCACAAGGTCATGAGTCCTACCAGGATATAGCACCGCTGACGTTGCAACTGTTTCACGTTCATAACTCGCCCCTGGAAAAAATGCATAGGATTAATTAAGCTTATAACTGATTGGAATGTTGACGACAACTTGTGACCTGCCCAACGGATGTTCCAAATGGAGCGGGCACGATTTCCTCATGACATCCATCGCATCTTGATCGAGTAATTGATGCCCGGAACTTTCCGCGACCTTAAGGTCCAGGAGCTTTCCTTCCTGACTTATAACTGCTTGCAACACCACCATACCTTCCCATCTATTAGTTCTCGCGATATAGGGATATCGTTTGAACCGCTCGACTCGGCTCCATAATGCTTCAATCAACCAGCCATAGTCTGGTTTAGTGGCATGCTTGACCTGCGCCGGTGTACTCTGAATTGAGGCCTGAAGTGTGGGTTCGACAACTGCAGAGGAAACGGGCGACTGTTCTATGGCGGACACCTTCTGTGTCACGGGCACTTCAGTGGCTACGGGACTACTCTCACTGAGTGGGGCATGAACCGTCTCGACCGAATGGTCCGAAAGAGACACGCGTTCAATGGGCGAAGAGTCGGCTGTTTTAATCCCCTGCTCGGATTCAACCGCAAGCGCCTTCGAGACCACGTTAGAAGAATGGTCGATTAACGGCGGGGTGTCCGATTGTGCGAGAGACTCTGGTGTTACGACCGGCCTCTCGACGCTCTTAAATTGGACCTCCTGTTCATATACGGGCTGAGAATAGGTAGCATTAGCGGCCACTGTTTCGATTTGTTTAACGGGCTCAGTAGCACGAACTTCCTGCTGCATAACCTGTGGCTTGCTTTGAATGACTTGGTTAATCTGTTGCGTTTTCGTTATTTGCTGCTGGTGTGGTGAAGAGGCGGCACGCTTTGGAGGTGTAAGAGGTTCGCTGATTTTCGGTGGGATAGGCGTGGGGTGTGGGGTTGATGGCTTATTAGCGATCTGTGGTACGGGAGGCGCGACCATCGAAATGTCCCAACGAAAGGGCTCAGGTTGAAGCGCGTGACGAAGATCCGTCATAAGAAATGCGATCGCGGCCACCACGATCAGGTGCGCGGTCAGCGAGGCGAACCATCCCCATGATCGGCTGGTCAGAATACTGTTATTTACAGAGAGCGCGCTCGCGGTCATACAGCCTCTGGCGGACTTTATTGACGAAGGAACGCCACCACCTCGCGTCGCTTTCTTTGGAAGTACGCATTCGAGAAAGAGCGATATTGATAATGGTTATCACAACTAGTAGTCAAGCAAAAAAACCTGGAAGACCATTAAATAATAGAGGGTCGGGGTGGACGCGGTTTCAGGGACGACTCGCGCTTTCTGCAGAGTTTGCACGTTCCGAAAAATTCGAGCCTGTACCTTTCAATTTGAAACCCATGTTGGGAAGCCACCATCGCATTGATCCTTTCTAATTTCTCATAAACAAAATTCAAGACTTGTCCGCAAGACGTGCAGATGAGAAGATTGTTAGGAGCCCTTCGGAGGAAGGCAATGTCATAATAGGTTTGCTTGTTGTAGCGCCGGGTTTTTGCCACGCCAGCTTTGCATAACTGGCCAAGTGTCCGATAGACGGCGGTCAATCCGATGCCCGGAACACTGTTTTTAATGTGCTGGTGAAGTTGTTTGGCTGTGACATGGTCATGGCGAGTAAAAAAAAGCCAAACTTGGGCACGTAGAGGACTGATTCTGAGACCATGGGCGTTTAGCTGTTTTTCCAGCAGCGACAGCTTACTTTGGCCTCCTTGCTCAATTTGTAGACCCGCTTTCAATGAGGCGACCTTGCGTAGACCCGGTAAACTAGAAACCTGTTTGGAGATAATGCCAAGTTCGCCAAGCTGCTTGCTTCTGTGTGAAGCACCTTTGGAACAGGTGGCCATGGTCTCCGGCCCGCACTGTTACTTTGGCCAGTGGTTGACTCTTCCATGAGGTTTGACTCGGGAGAATTAGTGCTTTTTGTCCTTCGGCGGACTGGGATCGTTCCCGTAGTTGTCGCTGTCCCGGATGGTGCCATCTTCGATAAATAACGACTTCAAGGCCTGCCTTTTTCGCCGCTTCAACTGCCTTGTCAATTGCCGCATTCTGTGTTTATGCGTGGAGCTTACTCGCTCTGATCTTTCTTTTCTTGTTGCCAAATCCTGCTCATGCTGCACACATGGATATCTCGTTTCTTCGACATAGACCTTCCTATTTGTTCAGCCACCACTTCCTTAGCCTTTGCCAGAAACTGTCTTGCTTGACGGCTGGAACCTTCCGGCTCTCGAAATATTTCTCCTTTAGCCAGAAGGAGCAGAGAGTTTGGGATGCAATAGCGGGATAACCGAGCCATCCAAACTCAGTGCCAACATGGAGAGCGGTGCTTGCAGGGAAAGGTTGGTATCGGTTGCTTTGGGAGGTCAAGCTTATCAATGGTACAAGGATAATGGCTGGATCGGTATCCTCATCAGACAAAATGATTCTGTCCGTTTCTTTTAAGAATGCGATTCAGTTAGAAGGCAAATGCAGAAGGCGAATCCGGTTGCTGCCATAGATCAGCATGTGCGCCGATATGCAACGCAGTTGCAACACCGAAGAATGCCTTTGTCTGATTGTGAAGTGCCGTGACCCTCAGGAGTTTCTATTCTTAGAACTAATGGAGTTTTCTTGTTTACGACGGCATCCCATTCCGTCAATCCGCTCGCCTTCTAAGGTTAATTCAACAATGCGACGATTTCTTGATAGTCCATGCGTGCTTGGCAACACCCGCTTCCATGCGGTTCCATGCGGATGGTTAGCTTTGGTTCGTAGGTTGAGCTTTTGTGCGGGGCATGTCGCATAATGGCAGAGCTGA
The window above is part of the Nitrospira sp. CR1.1 genome. Proteins encoded here:
- a CDS encoding TonB family protein, which translates into the protein MTASALSVNNSILTSRSWGWFASLTAHLIVVAAIAFLMTDLRHALQPEPFRWDISMVAPPVPQIANKPSTPHPTPIPPKISEPLTPPKRAASSPHQQQITKTQQINQVIQSKPQVMQQEVRATEPVKQIETVAANATYSQPVYEQEVQFKSVERPVVTPESLAQSDTPPLIDHSSNVVSKALAVESEQGIKTADSSPIERVSLSDHSVETVHAPLSESSPVATEVPVTQKVSAIEQSPVSSAVVEPTLQASIQSTPAQVKHATKPDYGWLIEALWSRVERFKRYPYIARTNRWEGMVVLQAVISQEGKLLDLKVAESSGHQLLDQDAMDVMRKSCPLHLEHPLGRSQVVVNIPISYKLN